The following are encoded in a window of Cygnus olor isolate bCygOlo1 chromosome 21, bCygOlo1.pri.v2, whole genome shotgun sequence genomic DNA:
- the C21H1orf159 gene encoding uncharacterized protein C1orf159 homolog isoform X2, producing MEVPYVLLLTRLVAEVASKSTESSVPEAECCVDMLDSNSSCPVTNQCSPGCYRRWNEDGSSSCIKCKNESLPVASAHNLTDCRNGGPEVAASLILGTFFISLFLILSVASFFYLKRANKLPNVFYRRNKASVLQPSETASMIPPPASSVRKPRYVRRERSLVTSASAAIISSSETRVSNV from the exons ATGGAGGTGCCATATGTCCTTCTCTTAACTAGACTTGTAGCAGAAGTTGCCAGCAAATCTACTGAAAGTTCG gttcCAGAAGCAGAATGTTGTGTGGATATGTTGGATTCAAACAGTTCCTGTCCAGTAACCAATCAGTGCAGTCCAG GTTGTTACAGACGGTGGAACGAGGATGGGAGTAGCAGCTGCATTAAGTGCAAAAATGAATCTCTTCCTGTTGCATCTGCTCACAATCTGACTGATTGCAGAAATG GGGGCCCAGAAGTGGCAGCCTCTCTCATCTTAGGGACGTTTTTCATCAGTTTATTCCTGATTCTGTCTGTTGCTTCTTTCTTCTACCTCAAACGTGCCAATAAACTTCCTAATGTTttctacagaagaaacaaag catCTGTTCTCCAGCCTAGTGAAACA GCATCCATGATACCTCCCCCTGCTTCTTCAG TTCGGAAGCCACGATATGTCAGACGAGAGCGGTCGCTAGTGACGTCTGCATCTGCTGCTATCATCTCTTCTTCTGAAACCAGGGTCAGCAATGTGTAG
- the C21H1orf159 gene encoding uncharacterized protein C1orf159 homolog isoform X1, translated as MEVPYVLLLTRLVAEVASKSTESSVPEAECCVDMLDSNSSCPVTNQCSPGCYRRWNEDGSSSCIKCKNESLPVASAHNLTDCRNAGIRGMNFQMNISTVTPFIQNIGGPEVAASLILGTFFISLFLILSVASFFYLKRANKLPNVFYRRNKASVLQPSETASMIPPPASSVRKPRYVRRERSLVTSASAAIISSSETRVSNV; from the exons ATGGAGGTGCCATATGTCCTTCTCTTAACTAGACTTGTAGCAGAAGTTGCCAGCAAATCTACTGAAAGTTCG gttcCAGAAGCAGAATGTTGTGTGGATATGTTGGATTCAAACAGTTCCTGTCCAGTAACCAATCAGTGCAGTCCAG GTTGTTACAGACGGTGGAACGAGGATGGGAGTAGCAGCTGCATTAAGTGCAAAAATGAATCTCTTCCTGTTGCATCTGCTCACAATCTGACTGATTGCAGAAATG CTGGTATCAGAGGGATGAATTTCCAAATGAATATAAGCACCGTAACTCCTTTCATACAGAACATAG GGGGCCCAGAAGTGGCAGCCTCTCTCATCTTAGGGACGTTTTTCATCAGTTTATTCCTGATTCTGTCTGTTGCTTCTTTCTTCTACCTCAAACGTGCCAATAAACTTCCTAATGTTttctacagaagaaacaaag catCTGTTCTCCAGCCTAGTGAAACA GCATCCATGATACCTCCCCCTGCTTCTTCAG TTCGGAAGCCACGATATGTCAGACGAGAGCGGTCGCTAGTGACGTCTGCATCTGCTGCTATCATCTCTTCTTCTGAAACCAGGGTCAGCAATGTGTAG